The Thalassotalea piscium sequence AGGGATTGAATATTATTTACCCCTGTTTTTTGATACAACAAATACTTTATGTGACTATCTCTCTGAAAATACCTTAGTTATTATTTCCGGTGATATTGATAAATCACTTGAAAGTTATTGGTTAGACATTAATTACCGTTATGAAGATCGCCGCTACGATCTTACTCGTCCTTTACTTGCACCTAACAGCTTATTTTTAAGTAGCGATGAGCTCTATAGCGCATTAAAACCATTCGATAGAATTACCATTAAACACCCGTTAAAAGTAAAGTCTACCGATACCGCTGAAAATAGCTCCGTAACAGAAATTACCACTGTTAATACCCCAGGTGAACAACGCGGCGTTATTCAGTACGATGTAAAGCCGCTGCCAGACATTACAATTGATCACCACCTTAAACACCCTTTTGATTTAATCAAACAATATTTAGCAGCTAAAACAACACCGAGCAAAGTGTTATTTGTTGCAGAAAGCCAAGGCAGAAGAGAAAGTGTTTTAGAGTTACTACAGCGGATAGATATTACCCCTACCCAATTTAAAACAATTGAAGAATTTGTTAATTCAAATGAAAAAATAGGCATAACGGTTAATGCGTTAAGCGCCGGCTTTGTATTTCAAAATAAAGGTGCATCAGTCAAAAATGCAATTGCACTGATCACAGAAACTGAGTTGTTAGGCGATAGAGTAAGACAAACACGTCGACGTAATAAACAACAAGATATTCAAGCCGATGCCCTATTTAAAAACTTAGCTGAATTGTCAATTGGCCAACCGGTTGTTCATATCGACCACGGAATTGGCCGTTACCTTGGCTTACAAACGCTGGAAACGGGTGGTATTACCACAGAGTTTTTAACGTTAAGTTACGCAAACGACGCTAAACTTTATGTGCCAGTTGCTTCCTTGCACTTAATTAGTCGTTACTCAGGTACAGACTCTGAACACGCACCATTGCATAAATTAGGCACGGACAGTTGGAGTAAAGCTAAACGCAAAGCCGCAGAAAAAGTAAAAGATGTAGCAGCCGAGTTGCTTGACATTTATGCAAAACGAGCCAGTAATCAAGGGTACGGATTTAAACGTAATAAAGAAGAGTATCGCGCATTTGCTGACAGTTTTGGTTTTGAAGAAACACACGACCAAGAGCAAGCAATTAATGCCGTTATTAGTGATATGTTATCACCCAAAACTATGGATCGCCTCGTTTGTGGTGATGTTGGTTTTGGTAAAACTGAAGTAGCTATGCGCGCAGCTTTTATTGCCGTAAACGATGGTAAACAAGTCGCTATTCTTGTTCCTACTACATTACTTGCACAACAGCATTATGATAATTTTAGAGACCGTTTTGCTAACTGGCCAGTGTCAATAGAAGTGCTCTCTCGATTTAAAACAGCAAAAGAACAAAGCGCAGTAATTGCAAAAGTTGAATCGGGCCATATAGATATATTAATCGGTACCCATAAATTATTACAAAACGCAATTAAGTATAAAGATTTAGGACTGCTAATAGTTGATGAAGAACATCGATTTGGTGTAAAACAAAAAGAGAAAATTAAACAACTGCGTAGTAACGTTGATATTTTAACACTAACTGCCACCCCCATTCCTCGTACTTTGAATATGGCGATGGGCGGCATGCGCGACTTATCAATTATTGCCACACCGCCAGCAAAACGCTTAGCCGTTAAAACCTTTGTACGTCAACGCGATGACGCATTAATACGTGAGTCAATATTGCGTGAAATATTACGTGGTGGTCAAGTCTATTTTCTCCATAATAATGTAGACACTATTGAGCGTACCGCAGAAGAAATTAAAGCGTTATTACCCGAGGCAAATGTTATAACTGCACATGGCCAAATGCGAGAACGTGATCTTGAACGAATAATGAGCGACTTTTATCACCAACGTTTTAATGTGCTTGTTTGTACTACTATTATAGAAACAGGTATAGATGTACCAAGTGCTAACACCATTATAATGGATAGAGCCGACCGTTTAGGTTTAGCGCAGCTGCATCAGTTACGTGGCCGTGTTGGTCGTTCGCATCATCAAGCCTACGCCTATTTATTAACACCACATGAAAGGCTGATCTCTAAAGATGCAAAAAAACGCCTCGACGCAATAGCTTCGCTTGAAGATTTAGGCGCTGGTTTTACC is a genomic window containing:
- the mfd gene encoding transcription-repair coupling factor — its product is MSKQHLLFSPVLTSRRGKNADKKIWSNLTGSSATIAMYQAAVQSQQPVLIVVHDTPNAIRLEHELQSLNSHKLEICLFPDWETLPYDSFSPHQDIISQRLSTLYKMSRMTNGIVIVPVTTLSQRLAPKHYLESNSLLINKGDKKDLHQLRQNLEASGYRYVDQVMEHGEFSARGAILDLYPMGSTSPFRLDFFDDEIEEIRLFDPENQRSSDKVEKIDLLPAHEFPTDTDGINMFRQQYRDQFPSIINKESIYHQVSNGIMPAGIEYYLPLFFDTTNTLCDYLSENTLVIISGDIDKSLESYWLDINYRYEDRRYDLTRPLLAPNSLFLSSDELYSALKPFDRITIKHPLKVKSTDTAENSSVTEITTVNTPGEQRGVIQYDVKPLPDITIDHHLKHPFDLIKQYLAAKTTPSKVLFVAESQGRRESVLELLQRIDITPTQFKTIEEFVNSNEKIGITVNALSAGFVFQNKGASVKNAIALITETELLGDRVRQTRRRNKQQDIQADALFKNLAELSIGQPVVHIDHGIGRYLGLQTLETGGITTEFLTLSYANDAKLYVPVASLHLISRYSGTDSEHAPLHKLGTDSWSKAKRKAAEKVKDVAAELLDIYAKRASNQGYGFKRNKEEYRAFADSFGFEETHDQEQAINAVISDMLSPKTMDRLVCGDVGFGKTEVAMRAAFIAVNDGKQVAILVPTTLLAQQHYDNFRDRFANWPVSIEVLSRFKTAKEQSAVIAKVESGHIDILIGTHKLLQNAIKYKDLGLLIVDEEHRFGVKQKEKIKQLRSNVDILTLTATPIPRTLNMAMGGMRDLSIIATPPAKRLAVKTFVRQRDDALIRESILREILRGGQVYFLHNNVDTIERTAEEIKALLPEANVITAHGQMRERDLERIMSDFYHQRFNVLVCTTIIETGIDVPSANTIIMDRADRLGLAQLHQLRGRVGRSHHQAYAYLLTPHERLISKDAKKRLDAIASLEDLGAGFTLATHDLEIRGAGELLGEEQSGSMSQIGFSLYMEMLDHAVNSLKAGKQPSLDQVMAKQTEIDLRIPALLPDDYIFDVSLRLSMYKRIASCVNNNQLDEVQIELIDRFGLLPQPAKNIIHIAKLRLKAQAIGIDRIDVGPLGGSIEFSDTTKVDPSFIIGLIQQQPKVFKMEGANKLKFVQKSDDVKARFTLITSILNDLSKS